The region TATCCCGCGATGCGTGCCGCCTCTCTCGATCCGATTGTCGCTTTGAGAGCAGAATGAAATCTAATCAGATTCTAATACTCGATGAGAGAACGAACGTCGTAACCGCGCAACGTGTGCCGCCCTGGCAAAAAAGTTAATTCGATTAAAAAACAAAACCCAGCGACCTTGCCTCCCAAACGCTCGATGAGACGAGCAGTTGCTAAAGCAGTTCCTCCGGTTGCTAACAAATCATCAACGACGACCGCATTATCATCTCCGTTAATGGCATCCGCATGCATTTCCACGGTATTCGTCCCATATTCCAACGCGTATTCTTCGGAAATCGTCTTATGCGGCAATTTGCCCAATTTACGAACTACAGCCAGCGGTAAACCCAACTTTATCGCCATCGGAGCGCCGAAAAGGAACCCCCGCGATTCGATTGCGACAATGATGTTGGGAC is a window of Fimbriimonadales bacterium DNA encoding:
- a CDS encoding adenine phosphoribosyltransferase codes for the protein MPLELKAKQLVRDIPDFPTAGIIFKDITPILLDPHAFRECIEHFCEIASEMRPNIIVAIESRGFLFGAPMAIKLGLPLAVVRKLGKLPHKTISEEYALEYGTNTVEMHADAINGDDNAVVVDDLLATGGTALATARLIERLGGKVAGFCFLIELTFLPGRHTLRGYDVRSLIEY